In one Pseudomonadota bacterium genomic region, the following are encoded:
- the rpsG gene encoding 30S ribosomal protein S7, with the protein MSRRHAAPKRKILPDAKYGNEVVSKFINCLMKAGKKSVAEKAIYEALIEIESKLKQNPLEVFLEAIDNVKPTVEVRSRRVGGATYQVPTEVRPERRRALAIKWIIEAARKRKEKIISLKLAGEIIDSYKKQGESIKKRENTHKMAEANKAFAHYRW; encoded by the coding sequence ATGTCACGACGTCATGCTGCACCGAAGCGTAAGATTTTACCGGACGCTAAATACGGTAATGAGGTAGTATCTAAGTTTATAAATTGTTTGATGAAAGCAGGTAAAAAATCTGTTGCTGAAAAAGCTATTTATGAGGCTTTGATTGAAATCGAATCAAAATTAAAGCAAAATCCATTGGAAGTTTTCCTTGAGGCTATTGATAATGTTAAGCCTACCGTTGAAGTTCGTTCACGCCGTGTAGGTGGTGCTACTTATCAGGTTCCTACCGAAGTAAGACCGGAACGCAGAAGGGCACTTGCTATTAAATGGATAATTGAAGCTGCCAGAAAGCGTAAAGAGAAAATTATCTCGCTAAAGCTTGCCGGAGAAATTATCGATTCTTACAAAAAGCAGGGTGAGTCGATTAAGAAAAGAGAGAATACTCACAAAATGGCGGAAGCAAATAAAGCTTTTGCACACTACCGTTGGTAA
- the rpsL gene encoding 30S ribosomal protein S12 — MPTINQLVRKPRRPKRVINKVPALQGNPQKRGVCVRVYTTTPKKPNSALRKVARVRLSNGYEVTAYIPGEGHNLQEHSVVVIRGGRVKDLPGVRYHIIRGTLDTQGVKDRKQRRSKYGAKRPK, encoded by the coding sequence ATGCCAACTATTAACCAGCTAGTTCGTAAGCCTCGTAGACCTAAGAGAGTAATCAATAAGGTGCCGGCTTTACAAGGAAACCCTCAAAAAAGAGGTGTTTGTGTGCGTGTTTATACGACAACCCCTAAGAAGCCTAACTCGGCTTTGCGTAAGGTTGCTCGTGTGCGTTTGTCTAACGGTTATGAGGTGACTGCATATATCCCGGGTGAGGGACACAATCTACAGGAACACAGTGTGGTTGTTATACGTGGTGGTCGTGTTAAAGACTTACCGGGTGTTCGTTATCATATTATTCGCGGTACGCTTGATACTCAAGGTGTTAAAGACCGTAAGCAGCGTCGTTCGAAATATGGTGCGAAGAGACCTAAATAG